One genomic window of Sodaliphilus pleomorphus includes the following:
- a CDS encoding D-Ala-D-Ala carboxypeptidase family metallohydrolase: MKHFTMRELTHSATAQRLGINNEPTDAVKANLTTLVEHILDPLREAWGAPIIVTSGYRSPQLNKAVHGAASSQHMLGQAADIHAMSDNPEENRKLLDLIIKLGLPFDKLINEYPNRKMQPDWIHVSYSPMNRRQKFTCIKGKYIAGLNG, from the coding sequence ATGAAACATTTCACCATGCGCGAATTGACGCACAGCGCAACAGCGCAAAGACTGGGCATCAACAACGAGCCCACCGACGCCGTAAAGGCCAACCTCACCACACTTGTCGAGCACATTCTCGACCCCTTGCGCGAGGCTTGGGGCGCGCCCATCATCGTGACCAGCGGCTACCGTAGCCCGCAGCTCAACAAGGCCGTGCACGGGGCGGCATCGAGCCAGCACATGCTTGGGCAAGCTGCGGACATACACGCAATGAGCGACAACCCTGAGGAAAATAGGAAGTTGCTTGACCTGATAATCAAACTTGGGTTGCCGTTTGACAAATTGATTAACGAGTATCCAAACAGGAAGATGCAACCAGATTGGATACACGTGAGTTACAGCCCGATGAATAGGCGACAAAAATTCACATGCATCAAGGGGAAATATATCGCAGGCTTAAATGGTTAA
- a CDS encoding FAD-dependent oxidoreductase, with protein sequence MKGNIKKLENYPVSVTAGTYVTGTDITIDEVLHNPFLIRILEQNRNTLKRLIGKWEHNSTFYAASKSVAVKGDYWIYTGRVRVAIDGFVVMPNSIIYYDGRYMRPIDFKQVHDAQIKPKYDVCIIGGGAGGIGAAYALRNQGYRVCLVERLDTLGGTHCNAGVGLLIATPLGDWYKELAMDMNADGILNFYKYANSGNPYTGVGSGTHFERAWRSALFSDEKNRINGFKGNHLWLSDTRVGDRYLKDISEGGIDVLTNYELIETRAADSKVDEIIIRSLLDGATKTICADYFIDCSGNGVLFLNDNNLKLDVDYYIGTDPRDRFNETTYPSGYAGDHDGINTLEPIYYTVGRNYWPGEEVAPYPKYKRYSDLLNKDNFTYHSIGDINVAQKSQSYSTSMSAKAFREKSLEWNYADGLDRAIALSQGSTRRIQKMLGIREAYRIKCDRMLTTADLATQATSQNITDTHAIALSTWYVDIHTPTQSYTVNNIVANGIPYECMIPACYKNVLIGCRAYGASHLAQASARLAKTMMELGHSAGMAILQLLERNTVREDVRKVDVSALQNSIGIADLMAEIEEYFYGSTVNYEVLGT encoded by the coding sequence ATGAAAGGGAATATTAAGAAACTGGAGAACTACCCTGTATCGGTTACAGCAGGTACTTATGTCACAGGGACGGACATAACGATAGACGAGGTGTTGCACAACCCTTTTCTCATTAGAATACTAGAGCAAAACCGCAACACTCTAAAGCGACTAATTGGAAAATGGGAACACAACAGCACATTCTATGCCGCATCAAAAAGTGTAGCGGTCAAGGGTGACTATTGGATATACACTGGACGTGTTCGTGTGGCTATTGACGGTTTTGTTGTGATGCCAAACAGCATCATCTATTATGATGGGCGTTATATGCGTCCAATTGACTTTAAGCAAGTACACGATGCCCAAATCAAGCCAAAATATGATGTATGCATCATAGGTGGAGGTGCAGGTGGTATCGGTGCAGCATACGCTCTTCGCAATCAAGGCTATCGCGTCTGCTTGGTTGAGCGATTGGATACATTGGGCGGCACACATTGTAACGCAGGTGTTGGATTGCTCATTGCCACACCGCTCGGAGATTGGTATAAAGAGCTGGCGATGGATATGAATGCTGACGGTATTTTGAATTTTTACAAATACGCAAACTCTGGCAACCCATACACGGGTGTCGGTTCGGGAACGCACTTTGAGCGTGCATGGCGGTCAGCTCTGTTCAGCGATGAGAAAAATCGGATCAACGGTTTTAAGGGTAACCATCTATGGCTTTCGGACACTAGAGTCGGTGACCGCTACCTTAAAGACATCAGCGAGGGCGGCATAGATGTGCTGACCAACTACGAACTGATTGAGACTAGAGCGGCAGACTCCAAAGTGGACGAAATCATCATTCGTTCTTTACTTGACGGAGCGACAAAGACGATATGTGCTGACTACTTCATTGATTGCAGCGGGAATGGTGTCTTGTTCCTCAACGACAACAACCTTAAGCTTGATGTGGACTATTACATCGGCACTGACCCTCGAGACAGGTTCAACGAAACCACATATCCGAGCGGATACGCAGGCGACCATGATGGCATTAACACATTAGAACCAATATATTATACTGTAGGTAGGAATTATTGGCCGGGTGAGGAAGTTGCCCCATATCCAAAATACAAAAGATATAGCGACTTGCTTAACAAGGATAACTTCACTTATCACTCGATTGGTGATATAAATGTTGCTCAAAAAAGCCAATCATATTCAACGAGCATGTCAGCTAAGGCTTTCAGAGAGAAATCTCTTGAATGGAACTACGCTGACGGACTAGATAGGGCAATTGCGTTAAGTCAAGGGAGTACACGCCGTATCCAAAAAATGCTTGGAATACGTGAAGCATACCGAATAAAGTGTGATAGAATGCTTACAACAGCAGACCTTGCAACACAAGCGACATCACAAAATATAACAGATACTCATGCTATAGCATTGTCGACCTGGTATGTTGACATACATACACCAACCCAAAGTTACACTGTAAACAATATCGTGGCTAATGGCATACCATACGAATGTATGATACCAGCATGCTACAAAAATGTGCTTATCGGATGCAGGGCATATGGAGCGAGCCATCTTGCACAAGCAAGCGCAAGACTTGCAAAGACGATGATGGAACTGGGTCACTCGGCAGGAATGGCAATACTGCAGTTGCTGGAGCGTAACACTGTGCGAGAAGATGTGCGTAAGGTAGATGTGTCTGCATTGCAAAACAGTATCGGCATAGCAGACTTGATGGCAGAGATTGAGGAGTATTTCTATGGCTCAACCGTAAACTACGAAGTACTCGGGACATAG
- a CDS encoding HigA family addiction module antitoxin codes for MATTKRTPFVPREAHHPGITLGEKLEELGMSVKEFAIRTSKPEKTINAILKGSSSITSDMAVAFENVTAIPARFWMQKQQNYNEYLSRIKREKLLNSSVAWSKSFPIAAMTALGWLPKVRSAIEKVDTLFRFFAVSSVSAWEDYYYNQQLKVAFRISLSQTKNPHAISAWLRQGELQAQSMHAATTYSPELLRKKLAEMRALVLDDSDDMPLKLQQICSECGIKLVFTKCLPKAPISGSTRWIQNEPCVQLSGRYKSQDRFWFTFFHEIGHILLHGKKAIFLEDIDYNGNEAKKEQEADTFATEALIDQRMFNAFVANGDFSKASIKSFANDCETSPSIVVGRLQHIGKLRFDVHNELKRNIELPY; via the coding sequence ATGGCAACTACTAAACGTACACCATTTGTGCCTCGCGAGGCACATCACCCCGGAATCACCCTGGGTGAGAAATTGGAGGAACTAGGAATGAGTGTGAAGGAGTTTGCCATTCGCACAAGCAAACCAGAGAAAACAATCAACGCAATTCTGAAAGGTTCCAGTTCCATCACTTCTGACATGGCTGTGGCTTTCGAGAATGTGACAGCGATTCCTGCCCGTTTCTGGATGCAGAAGCAGCAGAACTACAACGAGTATCTTTCACGCATCAAGCGTGAAAAATTATTGAATTCATCGGTTGCATGGAGCAAATCTTTTCCCATTGCAGCCATGACCGCTTTGGGGTGGTTGCCCAAAGTTCGGTCTGCAATTGAAAAGGTTGACACATTGTTCAGGTTTTTTGCCGTGAGTTCTGTGTCGGCCTGGGAAGACTATTACTACAATCAACAACTTAAAGTGGCATTCAGAATTTCTCTGTCGCAGACAAAGAATCCTCACGCCATATCGGCATGGCTTCGGCAAGGCGAACTCCAGGCACAGTCGATGCATGCCGCCACCACCTATTCGCCCGAACTGTTACGCAAAAAATTGGCCGAAATGAGAGCTCTTGTACTTGATGACAGTGACGATATGCCATTAAAGTTGCAGCAGATTTGCAGCGAATGCGGTATTAAACTTGTTTTCACTAAGTGCTTGCCCAAGGCTCCTATCAGTGGCTCAACTCGCTGGATACAGAATGAGCCTTGTGTGCAACTGAGCGGTCGTTACAAAAGCCAGGATAGGTTTTGGTTTACTTTCTTCCATGAGATAGGACATATTCTCCTTCATGGGAAAAAAGCTATATTCCTTGAAGACATTGACTATAATGGCAACGAAGCTAAAAAGGAACAAGAGGCTGATACTTTTGCCACTGAAGCATTGATTGATCAACGCATGTTTAATGCGTTTGTGGCAAATGGCGATTTTTCAAAAGCATCAATCAAGTCTTTTGCGAACGATTGCGAAACATCCCCATCGATTGTTGTAGGCAGACTGCAACACATTGGCAAATTGCGCTTTGATGTTCACAACGAGCTCAAGAGGAACATTGAGCTGCCATACTGA
- a CDS encoding type II toxin-antitoxin system RelE/ParE family toxin codes for MKIFFKSKKLQKLCEDQRKLFKAFGRIRSEKLLTRLDDLYAAETLEDTRHLPGHYHELVGNRKGQWACDLDQPFRLIFEPTEKPIPTDDSGKYVWTAIEIIDIIEIADYH; via the coding sequence ATGAAAATATTTTTCAAGAGCAAAAAACTGCAAAAATTATGTGAAGATCAAAGAAAACTTTTCAAGGCATTTGGGCGGATCCGATCCGAGAAATTGTTGACCCGTCTTGATGACTTGTATGCCGCAGAGACTCTTGAGGACACCCGCCACCTGCCAGGTCACTATCATGAGCTTGTCGGTAACAGAAAGGGGCAATGGGCTTGTGACCTGGATCAACCTTTCCGGTTGATATTTGAGCCTACAGAGAAGCCCATTCCAACAGACGATAGCGGCAAGTATGTTTGGACAGCGATAGAAATCATAGACATTATTGAGATTGCAGATTATCATTGA
- a CDS encoding IS30 family transposase — MYKQLTSEQRYTISVLLQTKFSLSFIAETIGVSVSTVSRERRRNSNAKGVYDARTAVLKVKRRKARTPGNRRIAPYVRSRVFELIRKEQWSPEEVAGWLGKKEGITVSKSTIYNWIAALSPHYGDNIRKHLRHGGRPRQKSLLTTKAHIPNRLSIDERPETDYGQTIGDWEMDTIVGKEGKGAIVTLVERRSCFMLMEKLDTGKQAVPLAYAVVRLIRESGLPVRSITTDNGPEFAAHEIIARELNTKVYFAHPYCSWEKGAIENMNGLIRQYIPKKTDFRGISRLYVKSIIEKLNNRPRKKNGFRKPKDMIKEK; from the coding sequence ATGTATAAACAATTAACCTCGGAGCAAAGATACACAATAAGTGTGCTACTCCAAACGAAATTCTCACTTAGTTTCATAGCCGAGACTATTGGTGTGTCAGTAAGCACGGTTTCTCGTGAGCGAAGGCGTAATTCTAATGCTAAAGGCGTTTATGACGCACGTACGGCCGTATTGAAAGTCAAACGACGCAAGGCCAGGACACCTGGCAATCGCCGTATCGCTCCCTATGTACGCAGCCGTGTTTTTGAACTTATCCGTAAGGAGCAGTGGTCGCCGGAGGAAGTCGCCGGATGGCTTGGCAAGAAAGAGGGCATCACGGTGTCCAAGTCAACCATATACAACTGGATAGCGGCCCTTTCCCCACATTACGGGGACAACATCCGAAAGCACCTCAGGCATGGAGGCAGACCAAGGCAAAAGTCCTTGCTTACCACCAAGGCGCATATTCCCAACCGCCTCTCCATTGACGAAAGACCGGAAACGGACTATGGACAGACCATAGGAGACTGGGAGATGGACACCATCGTAGGAAAGGAAGGCAAAGGTGCCATCGTTACTCTGGTTGAGAGGAGGAGCTGCTTTATGCTCATGGAGAAACTCGATACGGGAAAGCAGGCCGTTCCACTGGCATATGCCGTGGTGAGACTCATACGGGAGAGCGGGTTGCCTGTAAGGTCGATAACGACAGACAACGGGCCGGAGTTTGCCGCACACGAAATCATTGCGAGGGAACTTAACACGAAAGTTTACTTCGCACATCCGTACTGCTCGTGGGAGAAGGGAGCTATCGAGAACATGAACGGGCTCATCAGGCAATATATTCCGAAGAAGACGGACTTTAGGGGAATTTCAAGGCTATATGTCAAGAGCATCATCGAAAAATTAAACAACAGGCCAAGAAAGAAAAACGGATTTCGAAAGCCCAAAGACATGATTAAAGAAAAATAG
- a CDS encoding DUF6712 family protein translates to MTRKEFEYYVPSAVMPDDTLFERIAEQMGEGEAAVKSLLGGDLYAAREENLTLLNLCNRMACLTAYKLAIPHLDLVLTENGFGVVSNQNVAPASAERVNRLRQAVQFALDDTIDELLDLLRGNAQWVETHVAVEVFRSLVWNGRQQLVYFGVPNGHRSTLDELRPKITAAEAKVQHCISPEFYHELCDAVRLRTATAEQNTAIHKILMTVGADVTEDHAMAHFHVKKLVEWLDGNIRTFPTYANSTAYAANTFEPYKNEKDDPCYFFG, encoded by the coding sequence ATGACGCGTAAAGAATTTGAATACTATGTGCCGAGTGCTGTGATGCCCGATGACACGTTGTTTGAGCGTATTGCCGAGCAGATGGGAGAGGGCGAGGCCGCGGTGAAGAGTTTGCTGGGCGGCGACCTGTATGCCGCCCGTGAGGAGAACCTGACGCTGCTGAACTTGTGCAACCGCATGGCTTGCCTGACGGCTTACAAGCTGGCGATTCCTCACCTTGACCTGGTGCTGACAGAGAACGGCTTCGGCGTGGTGAGCAACCAGAATGTGGCTCCTGCGAGTGCGGAGCGCGTGAACCGTTTGCGGCAGGCGGTGCAGTTTGCCCTTGACGACACGATCGATGAGCTGCTGGACCTGCTGCGTGGCAATGCGCAGTGGGTGGAGACCCATGTGGCGGTGGAAGTGTTCCGCAGCCTGGTGTGGAACGGCCGTCAGCAGCTGGTGTACTTCGGGGTGCCTAACGGGCACCGCTCGACGCTTGACGAGCTGCGGCCGAAGATCACGGCTGCCGAGGCAAAGGTGCAGCACTGCATCTCGCCGGAGTTCTACCATGAGCTGTGCGACGCTGTGCGTCTGCGCACGGCCACGGCTGAGCAGAACACGGCGATCCACAAGATACTGATGACGGTGGGCGCCGATGTGACCGAAGACCATGCGATGGCCCACTTCCACGTGAAGAAACTGGTGGAGTGGCTCGACGGCAACATCCGCACGTTCCCAACCTACGCCAACTCGACGGCTTACGCCGCCAACACGTTTGAACCCTACAAGAACGAGAAGGATGACCCGTGCTACTTTTTCGGTTGA